The stretch of DNA acataTAGTAAAGACATAAAGATAAAAAATCATAGTAATTAAGAAGTGAAATCAGTAAATGGTGAGGGGAGGAAGACGGGCAAACCCAAACTCATGGCACACCTGCAGTAACTGTGAGGACCCAGGCCACTTATAGTGTCCAGATCAAAGCCGCCGTCTCTCATAAGGTGAGAGTTCCAGGGCAGACAGTCGTGACCGTCCATCGTCTCACTCACAAAACCCTGGTACGATTGTCCATCTCCCTCATAGCAGTCGTCTGGGCCTGGACACATCAGAAAAGTTATACAGTAAAGATAAACTGCCAAAACAACTAATCTTTTACAGAAACCAACAGGaaacaaatcaaaacaattTAGCAAGTATGACACACATAGCGCTTGTTTGGTGTGGTACTACGACCTGCAGTAAAGGAGGACTGTATTGAATTGTGTTATGGAGAGACTTTACCGACTTGGCAGAGCTTTCCACTGTAGCCAAGAGGGCAGAGGCAGGTAAACTGAGATCTGGTTCGTCCCTTTTGGCAACTTCCCCCATTTAGGCAAGGATTCTGTTTGCAGGCTGCAGCTGATGGAGTCACAGAACAAACCCCACTTTAATAAGTGATATCATTTTGTGGTCTAATGTCAAATCTCcctggtgtgtggtgtgagtgcaTGGGTAAGGGTCAGGGTGCTGTGTTGTCTTACCTTTTCTGCAGTCTGGGGGTCGAAACGGGGCTGTACATTTGCACTCGTAGAAGGGAGCTGTCTTAATCAGCACACACTCACCACGACCACAGTTGCCCTTCTTACAGGGACTTACGTCTGTATAAAAATAAGAGGAATATGGGTTCATACATTTACCACAGAATATTACTGGCAAATATTCaagaatacatttttttaatcatCAGTATAGTTTAAGAATTGGCTGGATATGTGTATGTTTTCATTTACatcaatactttattgtcagCTTTTTTTATGGAGGATGAGTAAAAGTCACATGGAAGTCATACATATCTCGCAGTGTTTCCCCCTGTAAGTTGGTACACATAAGCATTTGTAGCCACCATTGGCCTTGACTTCACAGGTACCATTATTCTCACAGGGATTGGGTTCACAATCATCTAAAATCAGAGAAGGAAAAAAGGtttcaaacagaaaacaactaAGCACATACATTCACAAGCATACAGTACATCCCACCCACTCAAGAAATCACCTGCAAATGAAATGCCTAATACCACATAGATGATTTAGCATTACAGAATATCTGTGTTAGAAATAACTGTAAAGCCTTCTGATAAGGTTATGCTAGCATGGAGACATTGGTAGTAGTTATATAGAAGTCTCACCTCTATTCTCGTCGAGCAGATCTGACAACCAGCTTAAGTCATAATCAGATGCCGCTGCCGCTGGCTCTTCAGTGTAGTCATAATAGGCATAATCACCTAGAGCTGTGAGAACAGAGGATAAATACATACTGCATATCAGTTAACACGCAGACATGGACACCACAGACAATTAAATCAAATACAACATATCTATGCCCCTATGGCATATTgcaatcactgtgtgattttttAGGTGTGCTTGTATGCtggacataggctactgtatgcaactgtcttttactttttatttatgcATTGTTGGGCTGTTGTGACAAGTGAATTTCCCAGGTGTGGGATTTAATAaagtcttatcttatcttacaACGGTCTACTATATTACAGTTTCTTCCTGAATGTTTAAAGAAACACACCAACTTTGTGGGAAATTAGGTTATTTACCATCTATCCATCCCAGAGTAAGATAGGACAATGCATACCCTTCTCTGTGCGTGCAATAACCCATTCTGACAcggttagcctagcttagcataattcaggGGAAGTAGGTCAAATCACAAATCACTTACAACAAACCAGCTAAACATTTTATTTCTTGCAAAACATACTTGTATCTCTTACTAAATGTCAAATTCTTCTAaaaattgtgtttttgtgtcatgCAGTACACACTCAAGTCATCATTTAAATTAAGCAAACATATTTGGggctttttgttttttctgtgtTCAGGGAATGGCAGttttcaatcagcaatcagatttttttttttcaaagacaGTGCCTATGCATTTAGGAGAAAACTGTAGGATGTAAGAGTTAACAGTAGCTTACCGTCCACAACATCAACAAAGACCTTCATCAAGTCCTGATGACCAagggagaaagaaggaaagtcTATTATACTGTGCACTGtatatacactgtatatattttatttaaataaattatATAGCCACACCTATCAATAATCATACAAACATTACAGTGGTGAAACACTGAAATACCCTaaaaccagaaaaaaaaaatcataaaaggAAAATACTGTCACTGAATGAGATGGACAAGGCACTGGTTACAGAACTtattgatgaaaaaaaaaaaaaaagaaagactttGGGCACATCACAGCAAATTAATTTCTGTCCATATTTTCTTCGTCAAACTCACCCCTCTTGCAGGCTGAGATTGACCAAAGAGGGTCAGGATAAGCAGCAGCAGTGCAGGACTCATGGCTGCAAAAGACGGCAGCTTTACAGCTGACCACTGAGTACACATTTCAGACCTTTTATGTgtgacaacccccccccacacacacacagatatacacacaccaacaaacatgtacacccacacacacacccacacagaaagacacacacattcaggttTGGGCCAACCTCCCCAAGAGGGCACTGGACTTTAGAAAGGCAAACATCCAATCCTCAGTTCAGCATGTTTTTAGTGTCCTCCCAAATGCAGAAAACAGATAGTAAGACATGGGTGGCTGTCTAAATCCACCACTGTGCAGACCAGTTTCACTCGAGCTGTGGCTCGACTagacactagatggcagaaaaTTACAACTTGTCTTTATGTCtttcttcttcatctctctctcacacacacacacacacacatatgtggatTGCACCTTAGGAAGAAAGTATAAgtatgtaagtatatatactcttttgatcccgtgagggaaatttggtctctgtatttccCCAATCCGTGaaatagtgaaacacactcagcacacactaatcccagcgcagtgagctgcctgctacaacagcggcgctcggagagcagtgaggggttgggtgccttgctcaagggcacttcagccgttcctactggtcagggtttgaaccggcaaccctccagttacaagtccgaagcgataaccagtaggccacgactttCCACCACCAAAACTCCCTAAAGACTCCCTAAGAGGTTGCTGGACTCACAATGTTCACAAAGTCAGCATGATTTAGAAGACTGCGCTCACTGAAGAGGTGTTACGATGCTTCCACACTGACCAAGCACCAACAGTTGGGTCAGTGTGCACCATCTGTCTGTGTTTATTGGATGGAGTTGTTAGATTTTGACGTGTTCTAAAGTGAGTCTTTTTCCATTATTGTCTGGGCAGTGTGGAACAACCAGTTGGTTTTCTGAACATACTGAAGACTGCAACCATAAACTGCCAACTTCACTTGTGATAGTAGTGTTGGCAAAGGCTGTGCTTACCTGTGGTACTTGGCCTACAGCTGAAGCAATACCCTTTATCAATGCCAGTCCCACACGCACATGAATGTCTACATCATATTGTCTATACTGTTTCTTGTTGTCACTGTGTATATTGTTTCTATTATGATTAACATTTCAGCAGTTTTGTTTGGATTGGAAACATAAGGTCCTCCTAGAGCACACAATCCCAAGGTCATGTTATTGATTCAACGCACATCTAGACAAAAAACACTGTACCTCTATCATAGTATGCTAATTCTACCTATTACAAGTAAGTTTAAGTTTAAGTTTCAAAATGACTTTGAAGCTGctatattaaaggagaattcctgtgtgatattgacctaaagtgtgttgaaacatgatacagagtgtgaacgtatgtctcatagcccatctcggcttgtcccctgcactccaaaatctggcgctagttagccgatgctaccaacagctttttcaatggtggtgcttcggcatcgggctagccatgcaaataaatcactgttttacaccatttacgaggctcaatgtatctccacacttcattggtagacttccgagggccctgacatttaaaacgagacattgagaactttgaaaaagcactggtagtttacttacaagacgatttatacagatagtatcttcacaaagtttagcgtttgcagccatcttgaatttagtcacaataagtcgagcgacgagtaagaatgaacaggtatgataagggatcagattccaaaaataattccgtggaaatgcatggattccagttgctgctactggaagaaactggaatccatgcatttccactgaattatttttgagcctcgtaaatggtgtaaaacagtgatttatttgcatggctagcccgatgccgaagcaccaccattgaaaaagctgttggtagcatcggctaactagcgccagattttggagtgcaggggacaagccgaggtgggctataagacatacgttcacactcggtatcatgtttcaatacactttaggtcaatatcacaccggaattctcctttaagatacAAAATTTGCACAGGATACCTTGGAAATTGTCTTGTGACTGTGTTTAAAAGGTACACAAAAACATTCAAGAGCAGAACAGCAATGCAATTGAAACTAGGCAAAAAatatcttatttatttttttaatacgCGTAAAAAGGTAGAGAAACTAGATAAGAACTTTGGTAAATGCACTTTGTGCTTGGCCACTCCGTTCTCCACTGTGCTAGGACATGGCTATGTCTCCTTTTGATGATGCTTGCCTTTTTCAATGTTGCCTTTTTCTGTTGGGCCAAACTCTTCCATTGCCTCAACATTTGCTGTCGATTCACAAGAATTCTCAAAAATTCGGAAGACTTGTTCCTCAAATCGCATTTCATCTAAGAGAGATATAGAATAAAACTAAGTACATTTTTAAGAAGTGTAGACAGCCAGTTAGGAGATTTAATTGTAGGTTCCTAACGGTGGATTGCACCAAATACATAGCATTCTAACAGTCTAACAGTATTAATTAAGGCTAAATCTTGATTAACATCTACATAGGAACGTCAAAAGGCCTTTACTGCAGATAATACATTTTCTCATGTAGACCTACAGTATGACTCACCGAGTCTTCTTTTGTCAGCAAACATCTTCTCTTCCATTTTATCAAGATGCCACTCCATCTCTTCCACTACCAAACCAAGAGTGCATGTGAAGAACATAGTAGGGCCTACGGTAATAGGCCTACTGCAGTATTTTTCTAGTCTTACAGAAAGCTGTTGAAATTTGCAATTTCATacatatcaaaaaaataaaattgcaCAACATGATTTGGGAACTTATGTAAATATGGGACAGATTAGCATAACTTAATACCCACCAGTTTTGTACTCTTGCCTAGTTTCCTCTGCACTGTCAGGCCCACTACCGTTCTGACCCTCTTGCATCAGGTCTTGCCTCTGTTTCAATCTCGCCTTCGTTTGCTGCATTTGTTCACGCATAACAGCTaccgacagagagaaaggggggatagAGCAACAAGTCAACTAACGGCAGACAGTGGCATTTGAAAGGGAAGTGGGGTTTATACATCCATGGTTCTCATTTTCTttaatattacaaatatttcaTGACTGTCAATGGCCTTTAATGAAATATCCATGACCTTACACAACCTGTGAATTCACAAATGGGTAGCCTGGAGCCCTTTAAAGTTGCAGTCAGTGATTGTAAGTGATTTCACACCAATAACATTtattgtcacattcagcaatcatctcctcaccaTCCACTAGCTGCCCATTTCATGAGTAGCCACactcagggttcccactctaacctgaatttccatgacttactataatGAATAGTACAAtagaccaatgatttcagagcacccGTGTAAGCGTTCAAGAATGGGATTAacttttttagagcgggagatgaataaataagCATTGaacaagtacattttaaaccgctacaacaaaattccctgatattgaTAAAATGTCATGATGAAattataaaattccctgactttccatgtcaggaatagactttctaaaattccatgatattccagaaattccatgacctgtgAGAACCCTGCACactgtaaaaaagaaaaagaaacggTCTCTGtagcccaggctccgaaaactggaaacaaagggggggggggcagcctaGCCTGGCCCCGCCTacctagatcttctttcagggGATATAGTCTGAAACATAATcgtttccctcagacaagaaaaatgtcagaccaatcagcgacgagaggggaggacaaaacaaatacaaactgtgaaaaaaagaagcaacaccagcaaacatcaaaaattgcAGTTGGAAAATTTCAgaaatttatttacagcaaaggtagatccacatacattgtttcctgactgttgatgctgtttccCAATCCCAATCATGAGTCACCACTCTATTCACTTTGAgaatgagtttggatttttccaggctaGAGGCAGTTTTTCTGGGAATGCTGATACTGTAGGGGTGAGCCACCCCTCTGGTGTGTATTCATTTGGTtattggttaaaatataatgtagccCTACATTTTGTCTGCTAATAACTTTAAGTATTTAAACATAAACTCGAATTTCTGCGCAATCACTGGCTGTGTCTAAGTCACAtggtgaagttttttttttgtgccatTGTGTCCTAGTTCCCAGAGCAATAATCTACTGAGACGAAAAACATGCAGAATGGGCATCATTGTGTTTTGCATGCAGAAACTTTATTTTTTGGCCCATGTGGGCATCATTGTGTTTTACATGCAgacactttttattttttggccCATGTTGCAAGGCGTGGAGACAGTAGTTAAGGTTAAAGTTCAGTGATATTTGGAGGATTTCCATTTTCCATAAATGCTATGTAATATATGTAATGACAAGACTTTGTACTCACCTGCTTTCTTTATCTGCCCGTTTATGATGTCTTCCACTTTGTCTATGTTGGCAAACTGCTGTCTAACTGTTGAATGACATTgaattacataggctactgtaaaatgTATACCAACGCACATTTTAACGTTATCCTACAACTAACCATTTAGGGAGAAAGCAACTTACTCTTTGTGGACAAAACATTATCTGCTGTTTCTGCCACACACTGAGACCGTAAAGCAATGACCCCTTGTCTAGCCTGGGCCAATTTGCTTTGAAAGCTCCTCTCAAACGGGGTTTCATCCCAGTCGATCACGTCAACCCCACATCCTGTTTGCTCCCATCCACACAAACTGACCGATCCGGTCACATGTCTTGGCATACGATTCCCTTCTAGCACTAACTCATTAAAATTGCCCCTCACGTCTCCTGCTCCATCCAGCATGCCGAATTCAGTCGTCTCATTACTTTCCTGCTTCGATGCGCAACAGCCAAAACAACGGAGAAGATTCATTTTATATGTATACCCGATGCCTCGGGTCAGTCTTGGTAAAGATTATTGACTAGCCTACTCCTACGTGTGATACTCGGCTTCTGGTTTAGGATACTGTAACAACTTATTGCAAATGTTTACATTCGATTTCACCTGTTTCCATAGATACTACCACGCGCGTTCCAATCATTAGCGGCCTGGGCCACGCATGGTgcataccaaagattctagagctctgttctagaatctttggtgcgTACTATGGATTACAACCCTAGCGGCGCCCCTGCCCGTCTctgccaaagatccttgattaggcTACTAACTGTTGGAGGAACTGTTGTTCTGAAGACTGTTggcatgtaggctactctagaatctttggctaGCCCGGGTGAACTCATTCAGATTTGACAGTCTGGGTTCACTCAGGCTACATAGCAGCACATGTTGCTCCAAAAGGTATCAGGTATTGGTATCATTCAGCATGCCTTTCCAGATATAAGCTGCCCGTGCCACATGGTCTGAGCACAGGGCCGTTTTCCACTTTGCCTCAGATGGTGATGTCTCTAGTTAAATGGTTTCTTCTTTGCATGGTAGAGCTTTGACCAGCATTTGTGTAAGGAGCATCGAACAATATTCAGAGGCAATGGTTATTGGAAGTTCTCCTGACTCCAGGCAGTCTATAGTTTTTTCCACCCGGTCCCTTATCCGTGGCGTACACAGATTTCTCTGTAGCCCTACTCTCTGAATCTTTTAATGATATTATGTTCTAATGTTATTACTAACATTTGCCAACTCAGTCTTTCACATAGTGGTGAATACCTCCCCAGCGTTACTTCTACTCCTCTGGAATGCTCTTTTTAATTACCATGTTGCCAATAAATATTGTACAACTTTTCCCAGTTTTTTCTGTTGCCCCATCCCAACTTTATAGAAACCctttgctggcatcaaattcaaaattatatTTTCATAAAATACTAAAAGGTATAAGTTTCAATGTTTTAGATTATGTTCTATTTTCAATTAAATATGTGTTAAAATGGTTTGCAAATCATcactttctgtttttatttcacacATTTTTGGGAAACGTATTTCCCATCTCTCTTATACACAGACTGGAATATTAGTTATGGATAGTACTCAAAACACAAAGTGTGGCTTAGTATTTGTCTTTTAGCTGTTTTTCATATGGAAAAATAATCTGAAGTAGCGTCATCCAAAGGCTGTTCTGTCAGTACACCGTAATGTTAGAAATGAAGTCACTGTgcgtcattttttttttcaattacttttttatttgttcCAAGCTGAAGACCTGAGACCTCTTCCTTACACAAACATTCCCACAGGGATAATTAATCAGATTGTAAATGCTTATGCTTTCATATgttcaaaatataaaaaatactgAAACGTCCACTGCTAATTCCATACTAGTCCACCTATCCACCCATGTAAGGCAGTGGAGTGCTCAgctggggtgtgtgggtggagtCAGCGGGTGCAACCTCGGGTAGAATCAGAGAGGGCTCTGTCTTCATTTGGGAGTGTGAGATTGTCTAAGAGCAAGGCTGGAGGGAGTGTCCACTTGTGGTGACCATAGATATTCTCCCCAAATCAAACTCAATCCAATGCATTATTTTGACCTGAattcttcaaacacacacacacacacacacacacacacacacacacaaaacacagacagacagaaaggcatacacacagacaaacagacatacatatATCCCATATTTCTCCCTCTTAGCAGTGTGTTGTAGCACACACTTATCATGCCTCCTAAGTACTGAGTGTGGGTTCAAAGGTCATTGTTATCTTCCACAGGCTAGTAATGATAGCAAGGCTACAAGTGTGCAACCAAGACATTCATTCAAACAGTCAAATACGCAGTCCATCCTGTAACGTGTCGTGCGGCTATGCCTCTGTCCAAAGACTCCTCTGCTGATTGGAGAGTCCACACGGTGGTTCACTACTGCACCCAACATTGTTATatgtaagagagagggatagagagagagagaataaaagatggagtgagagagtggaAAGAAATGAAAGCATAAGAACAAAGATCAAAGGGAAAGAGGGTCTTTAAGTAGTCTTACAGAA from Alosa sapidissima isolate fAloSap1 chromosome 24, fAloSap1.pri, whole genome shotgun sequence encodes:
- the LOC121700680 gene encoding hyaluronan-binding protein 2-like isoform X1; amino-acid sequence: MNLLRCFGCCASKQESNETTEFGMLDGAGDVRGNFNELVLEGNRMPRHVTGSVSLCGWEQTGCGVDVIDWDETPFERSFQSKLAQARQGVIALRSQCVAETADNVLSTKIRQQFANIDKVEDIINGQIKKAAVMREQMQQTKARLKQRQDLMQEGQNGSGPDSAEETRQEYKTVEEMEWHLDKMEEKMFADKRRLDEMRFEEQVFRIFENSCESTANVEAMEEFGPTEKGNIEKAMSPALLLLILTLFGQSQPARGDLMKVFVDVVDALGDYAYYDYTEEPAAAASDYDLSWLSDLLDENRDDCEPNPCENNGTCEVKANGGYKCLCVPTYRGKHCEIYVSPCKKGNCGRGECVLIKTAPFYECKCTAPFRPPDCRKAAACKQNPCLNGGSCQKGRTRSQFTCLCPLGYSGKLCQVGPDDCYEGDGQSYQGFVSETMDGHDCLPWNSHLMRDGGFDLDTISGLGPHSYCRNPDGEDAPWCFIKIKKMLDWNFCNVTRCSGTTALPMVPVTPEIVNPLGTQAPSTQPFAQCGKPQPSAMTPRIFGGHKVMPATHPWQVSLQVRRKRSRDEFGHTCGGILIDSCWVLTAAHCINRMMEMQVEVGGIHIEKKEDSEQIIPVEDFIVHENYKETKEALFNDIALLRLKGPEGQCARETRFVKTACLPSGPLPDSSECYISGWGETETEYYSTRLLAAKVRLISQERCTAPQVYGDRLDDSMICAGRMQGAVDTCQGDSGGPLVCQKDGVHYVYGVVSWGDACGLKNKPGVYARVTKFVDWINSNKQKIKM